The Nycticebus coucang isolate mNycCou1 chromosome 2, mNycCou1.pri, whole genome shotgun sequence genome includes a window with the following:
- the MISP gene encoding mitotic interactor and substrate of PLK1, giving the protein MDRVTRYPILGVPHSPRVTGLVLDGDTSYTFQLVGVGPEASSWGQDKQQAWSTAPEAWLDASSTEASYSVHSYPIERSPGALYPEDEEDEEMEAYHLDAKDTLSKRPQDLERERWAVIQGQAVRKSGTVATLQGSPDHGDLKAPSPTCPPRLEEDVVDRGQINFLAVRQQFLNLEQASKEGPRQPLARAPPTRVPLGSLNRSPLANGYVIPIEPQMKEVVREEKKYQGFPTHSSIPAGDDSGSWSQVDSPEPPKETPIEREIRLAQEREADLREQRGLRRAAGHELVEIPTRPLLTTASLTAAPRRNRGRPSLYVQWDMVQGTQREEDHRREGLQVSQASTPGWVPEDPLPGRQRAYSSDAILSPLQDAQAADPDPQVKKVNRIPPEAYQPYLNPGNPPLELSVLGRAYSKPGNVSKEEVKAPASPKAKGFWRHLSESTGKPLNTKQECPKPPQGPLRAKRGVVRGEYFRLRPLRFRAPDMPQQAEALQVWGWDVPGGPALRLQRSQSSDLLEREVESVLRREREVAEERRNALFPEVFSPTPGESCGQDSRSSSQASGIMGSYSVSESPLFTPIQLHSGLVWTAEDPVDRAPVQRIKKEQWYAGINPLDRINSEILEATRVTRHKNAMAERWESRIYASEDED; this is encoded by the exons ATGGACCGAGTGACCAGATACCCTATTCTGGGTGTCCCCCACTCACCCCGTGTCACTGGCCTGGTGCTTGATGGAGACACCAGCTACACATTCCAGCTGGTGGGCGTAGGTCCTGAGGCAAGCAGCTGGGGTCAGGATAAGCAGCAGGCATGGTCCACTGCCCCTGAAGCCTGGCTGGATGCATCAAGTACAGAGGCATCCTACAGTGTGCATAGCTACCCCATTGAGCGCTCCCcaggggcactctacccagaggatGAGGAAGATGAGGAGATGGAGGCTTACCACCTGGATGCCAAGGACACCCTCTCCAAGAGGCCACAGGACCTGGAGCGGGAACGCTGGGCTGTCATCCAGGGCCAGGCTGTCAGGAAGAGTGGCACAGTAGCCACACTCCAGGGCAGCCCTGACCATGGAGACCTCAAGGCCCCCAGCCCAACTTGTCCTCCACGCCTAGAGGAGGACGTGGTCGACAGGGGGCAGATCAACTTCCTGGCAGTGCGGCAGCAGTTCCTGAACCTGGAGCAGGCGAGCAAAGAGGGCCCCCGGCAACCCCTGGCCAGGGCACCCCCAACACGTGTACCACTGGGGTCCTTGAACAGATCACCCCTGGCCAACGGGTATGTTATccccattgagccacagatgaaggaggtggtcagggaAGAGAAGAAGTACCAAGGTTTCCCCACACATTCCAGCATCCCAGCTGGGGATGACTCTGGCTCCTGGTCCCAAGTGGACTCCCCAGAGCCTCCCAAAGAGACACCCATTGAGCGGGAGATCCGACTGGCCCAGGAGCGTGAGGCAGACCTGCGTGAACAGAGGGGGCTTCGGCGGGCAGCTGGCCATGAGCTGGTGGAGATTCCCACCAGACCACTGCTGACCACAGCAAGCCTGACTGCAGCCCCACGGCGCAACAGGGGGCGCCCATCTCTCTACGTGCAATGGGATATGGTGCAAGGGACACAGCGAGAGGAAGACCACCGGCGGGAGGGCCTGCAGGTGAGTCAGGCTTCCACACCTGGCTGGGTCCCTGAGGACCCCCTGCCTGGACGCCAGAGAGCCTACAGCTCAGATGCCATCCTGAGCCCACTTCAAGATGCCCAAGCAGCTGACCCAGATCCACAGGTGAAGAAGGTGAACCGCATCCCCCCTGAAGCCTACCAGCCATACCTGAACCCTGGGAACCCCCCACTAGAGCTCTCAGTCCTTGGAAGAGCCTACAGCAAGCCTGGCAATGTCTCCAAAGAGGAGGTCAAGGCTCCAGCCTCTCCAAAGGCCAAAGGGTTTTGGAGGCATCTCTCAGAATCCACTGGAAAACCCTTGAACACAAAGCAAGAGTGCCCAAAGCCCCCACAGGGACCCCTGCGAGCCAAAAGGGGTGTGGTGCGAGGGGAATACTTCCGCCTGCGCCCTCTGCGGTTCAGGGCTCCAGATATGCCCCAGCAGGCCGAGGCCCTCCAGGTCTGGGGCTGGGATGTTCCTGGGGGCCCAGCACTGAGGCTGCAGAGGTCCCAGTCATCTGATTTGCTGGAGAGGGAGGTGGAGAGTGTCCTGCGCCGGGAGCGGGAAGtggcagaggagaggaggaatgCACTCTTCCCCGAGGTCTTTTCTCCAACACCTGGTGAGAGCTGTGGCCAAGACTCCAGGAGCTCCTCCCAGGCATCCG GCATCATGGGCAGCTACTCAGTGTCTGAGTCACCCTTATTCACCCCCATCCAATTGCACTCTGGCCTGGTGTGGACAGCAGAAGATCCAGTGGACAGGGCTCCTGTGCAGAGAATTAAGAAGGAGCAATGG TATGCTGGAATCAACCCCTTGGACCGCATCAACTCAGAG ATCTTGGAAGCCACACGGGTGACCCGCCACAAGAATGCCATGGCAGAACGCTGGGAATCCCGCATCTACGCCAGTGAGGATGAGGACTGA